The following are encoded in a window of Castanea sativa cultivar Marrone di Chiusa Pesio chromosome 5, ASM4071231v1 genomic DNA:
- the LOC142636741 gene encoding beta-glucosidase 11-like isoform X1, producing MHALRKKKKAKMLSLSHIFLFLLVNISVVEVLGVDEFSRDDFPPDFVFGSGTSAYQVEGAANEDGRGPSIWDSFSHSGKMHGDNGDIACDQYHKYKDDVQLMVDTGLEAYRFSISWARLIPNGRGPVNPKGLQYYNNLINELSSNGIQPHVTLHHSDFPQALEDKYGGWLSREMVKDFTAYADVCFRNFGDRVLHWTTMNEANIFVKAGYESGFLPPEHCSPPSGTNCSRGNSSTEPYLATHHILLAHASVARLYKEKYQDQQHGFIGIDLLAFWFLPLTNKTEDVIAAQRAMDFQIGWYADPLVYGDYPDVMKKYLGSRLPAFTNFESNLVKGSFDFLALNYYNMLYIKDDSSKLNMEVRDLDADMAIDLTAIQNDISVNKFSIEPWGLQELLEYFKQAYGNPPIYIHENGQRSLHNSSLEDEPRVNYLRGHIGALLNALRNGSNTRGYFQWSFLDLFELLGGYESSYGLYYIDMGDPDLKRQPKLSAHWYSHFLKTKGVSSDGFIKLEKNLTAFSHAHFSQ from the exons ATGCATgctttgaggaaaaaaaaaaaagcaaagatgTTGAGTCTGTCTCATATCTTTCTATTTCTTCTGGTAAACATATCAGTGGTTGAAGTACTGGGGGTTGATGAATTTAGCAGAGATGACTTCCCACCTGACTTTGTGTTTGGTTCTGGGACTTCTGCTTATCAG gttgaAGGTGCAGCAAATGAAGATGGGAGGGGGCCTAGCATATGGGATTCCTTTTCCCATTCTGG gaAAATGCATGGAGACAATGGGGACATAGCATGTGATCAGTATCACAAATACAAG GATGATGTCCAGCTCATGGTGGACACAGGTTTAGAGGCCTATAGATTTTCTATCTCATGGGCAAGACTTATTCCAA ATGGAAGAGGACCTGTCAATCCAAAGGGTCTACAATATTACAACAATCTTATTAATGAACTATCCAGCAATG GAATCCAACCTCATGTTACATTACATCACAGTGATTTCCCACAGGCACTAGAAGACAAGTATGGAGGATGGCTTAGTCGAGAAATGGT GAAAGACTTCACGGCATATGCAGATGTCTGCTTTAGGAATTTTGGTGACAGGGTGTTACATTGGACTACTATGAATGAGGCCAATATATTCGTAAAGGCAGGTTATGAATCGGGATTTCTGCCACCTGAACATTGTTCTCCTCCATCTGGCACTAATTGCTCCAGAGGCAACTCCTCAACTGAGCCATACTTGGCAACTCATCATATCTTGTTAGCTCATGCATCAGTTGCTAGATTATACAAGGAAAAGTACCAG GACCAGCAGCATGGATTTATAGGAATCGATCTCTTAGCTTTCTGGTTTCTTCCTCTAACAAACAAAACTGAAGATGTTATTGCCGCTCAAAGAGCCATGGACTTCCAGATTggttg GTATGCAGATCCCTTGGTTTATGGAGACTATCCCGatgtaatgaaaaaatatttaggcTCAAGACTTCCAGCCTTCACCAATTTCGAATCAAATCTGGTTAAGGGTTCATTTGACTTTCTAGCATTAAATTACTATAACATGTTGTACATCAAGGATGACTCTAGCAAACTAAACATGGAGGTCAGAGACCTTGATGCAGACATGGCAATTGACTTGACAG CTATTCAAAATGATATATCAGTAAATAAG TTTTCGATTGAGCCTTGGGGTTTGCAAGAACTGCTGGAGTATTTCAAGCAAGCTTATGGAAATCCTCCTATTTACATTCATGAGaatg GACAGAGATCACTACACAATTCATCATTGGAAGATGAGCCAAGGGTGAACTACTTGCGTGGACATATTGGGGCTTTGCTTAATGCATTGAG GAATGGATCAAATACGAGAGGCTATTTTCAATGGTCCTTCTTGGATTTATTTGAGTTATTGGGTGGCTATGAATCAAGCTATGGCCTTTACTATATAGACATGGGTGACCCGGATTTAAAAAGGCAACCAAAGCTTTCTGCTCATTGGTACTCCCATTTCTTGAAGACTAAAGGTGTCAGTTCAGATGGGTTTATCAAACTTGAGAAGAATTTGACTGCATTTTCCCATGCTCACTTCTCTCAGTAG
- the LOC142636741 gene encoding beta-glucosidase 11-like isoform X2, giving the protein MHALRKKKKAKMLSLSHIFLFLLVNISVVEVLGVDEFSRDDFPPDFVFGSGTSAYQVEGAANEDGRGPSIWDSFSHSGKMHGDNGDIACDQYHKYKDDVQLMVDTGLEAYRFSISWARLIPNGRGPVNPKGLQYYNNLINELSSNGIQPHVTLHHSDFPQALEDKYGGWLSREMVKDFTAYADVCFRNFGDRVLHWTTMNEANIFVKAGYESGFLPPEHCSPPSGTNCSRGNSSTEPYLATHHILLAHASVARLYKEKYQDQQHGFIGIDLLAFWFLPLTNKTEDVIAAQRAMDFQIGWYADPLVYGDYPDVMKKYLGSRLPAFTNFESNLVKGSFDFLALNYYNMLYIKDDSSKLNMEVRDLDADMAIDLTGQRSLHNSSLEDEPRVNYLRGHIGALLNALRNGSNTRGYFQWSFLDLFELLGGYESSYGLYYIDMGDPDLKRQPKLSAHWYSHFLKTKGVSSDGFIKLEKNLTAFSHAHFSQ; this is encoded by the exons ATGCATgctttgaggaaaaaaaaaaaagcaaagatgTTGAGTCTGTCTCATATCTTTCTATTTCTTCTGGTAAACATATCAGTGGTTGAAGTACTGGGGGTTGATGAATTTAGCAGAGATGACTTCCCACCTGACTTTGTGTTTGGTTCTGGGACTTCTGCTTATCAG gttgaAGGTGCAGCAAATGAAGATGGGAGGGGGCCTAGCATATGGGATTCCTTTTCCCATTCTGG gaAAATGCATGGAGACAATGGGGACATAGCATGTGATCAGTATCACAAATACAAG GATGATGTCCAGCTCATGGTGGACACAGGTTTAGAGGCCTATAGATTTTCTATCTCATGGGCAAGACTTATTCCAA ATGGAAGAGGACCTGTCAATCCAAAGGGTCTACAATATTACAACAATCTTATTAATGAACTATCCAGCAATG GAATCCAACCTCATGTTACATTACATCACAGTGATTTCCCACAGGCACTAGAAGACAAGTATGGAGGATGGCTTAGTCGAGAAATGGT GAAAGACTTCACGGCATATGCAGATGTCTGCTTTAGGAATTTTGGTGACAGGGTGTTACATTGGACTACTATGAATGAGGCCAATATATTCGTAAAGGCAGGTTATGAATCGGGATTTCTGCCACCTGAACATTGTTCTCCTCCATCTGGCACTAATTGCTCCAGAGGCAACTCCTCAACTGAGCCATACTTGGCAACTCATCATATCTTGTTAGCTCATGCATCAGTTGCTAGATTATACAAGGAAAAGTACCAG GACCAGCAGCATGGATTTATAGGAATCGATCTCTTAGCTTTCTGGTTTCTTCCTCTAACAAACAAAACTGAAGATGTTATTGCCGCTCAAAGAGCCATGGACTTCCAGATTggttg GTATGCAGATCCCTTGGTTTATGGAGACTATCCCGatgtaatgaaaaaatatttaggcTCAAGACTTCCAGCCTTCACCAATTTCGAATCAAATCTGGTTAAGGGTTCATTTGACTTTCTAGCATTAAATTACTATAACATGTTGTACATCAAGGATGACTCTAGCAAACTAAACATGGAGGTCAGAGACCTTGATGCAGACATGGCAATTGACTTGACAG GACAGAGATCACTACACAATTCATCATTGGAAGATGAGCCAAGGGTGAACTACTTGCGTGGACATATTGGGGCTTTGCTTAATGCATTGAG GAATGGATCAAATACGAGAGGCTATTTTCAATGGTCCTTCTTGGATTTATTTGAGTTATTGGGTGGCTATGAATCAAGCTATGGCCTTTACTATATAGACATGGGTGACCCGGATTTAAAAAGGCAACCAAAGCTTTCTGCTCATTGGTACTCCCATTTCTTGAAGACTAAAGGTGTCAGTTCAGATGGGTTTATCAAACTTGAGAAGAATTTGACTGCATTTTCCCATGCTCACTTCTCTCAGTAG
- the LOC142636743 gene encoding beta-glucosidase 11-like, with translation MLGLSHVFLFLLINISVVEVLGVDKFSRDDFPPDFVFGSGTSAYQVEGAANEDGRGPSIWDSFSHSGKMHGGNGDIACDQYHKYKDDVQLMVDTGLEAYRFSISWSRLIPNGRGPVNPKGLQYYNNLINELSSNGIQPHVTLHHSDFPQALEDKYGGWVSRKMVKDFTAYADVCFRNFGDRVLHWITMNEANVFAMAGYESGSTPPEHCSPPFGINCTRGNSSTEPYLATHHILLAHASAARLYKEKYQDKQHGFIGINLLAFWVLPLTNKTEDVIAAQRAMDFQIGWYADPLVYGDYPDVMKKKLGSRLPAFTNFESNLVKGSFDFLGLNYYAMLYIKDDSSKLNMEVRDFNADMAIELTAIQNDLSVNKFSIEPWGLQELLEYFKQAYGNPPIYIHENGQQTPHNSSLEDEPRVNYLHGHIGALLDALRNGSNTRGYFQWSFLDLLELLDGYESSFGLYYIDMDDLDLKRQPKLSAHWYSHFLKTKGVSSDGFIKLEKNLTTFSHAHFSR, from the exons atgttggGTCTCTCTCATGTCTTTCTGTTTCTTCTGATAAACATATCAGTGGTTGAAGTACTGGGGGTTGATAAATTTAGCAGAGATGACTTCCCACCTGACTTTGTGTTTGGTTCTGGGACCTCAGCTTATCAG GTTGAAGGTGCAGCAAATGAAGATGGGAGGGGGCCTAGCATATGGGATTCTTTTTCCCATTCTG ggAAAATGCATGGAGGCAATGGGGACATAGCATGTGATCAGTATCACAAATACAAG GATGATGTCCAGCTCATGGTGGACACAGGTTTAGAGGCCTATAGATTTTCTATCTCATGGTCAAGACTTATTCCAA ATGGAAGAGGACCTGTCAATCCAAAGGGTCTACAATATTACAACAATCTTATCAATGAACTATCCAGCAATG GAATCCAACCTCATGTTACATTACATCACAGTGATTTCCCACAGGCACTGGAAGACAAGTATGGAGGATGGGTTAGCCGAAAAATGGT GAAAGACTTCACGGCATATGCAGATGTCTGCTTCAGGAATTTTGGTGACAGGGTGTTACATTGGATTACTATGAACGAGGCCAATGTGTTCGCAATGGCGGGTTATGAATCGGGATCTACACCACCTGAGCATTGTTCTCCTCCGTTTGGCATTAATTGCACCAGAGGCAACTCCTCAACTGAGCCATACTTGGCAACTCATCATATCTTGTTAGCGCATGCATCAGCTGCTAGATTATACAAGGAAAAGTACCAG GACAAGCAGCATGGATTTATAGGAATCAATCTCTTAGCTTTCTGGGTTCTTCCTCTAACAAACAAAACTGAAGATGTTATTGCCGCTCAAAGAGCCATGGACTTCCAGATTggttg GTATGCAGATCCCTTGGTTTATGGAGACTACCCTgatgtaatgaaaaaaaaattaggttcaAGACTTCCAGCCTTCACCAATTTTGAATCAAATCTAGTTAAGGGTTCATTCGACTTTCTAGGATTAAATTATTATGCCATGTTGTACATCAAGGATGACTCCAGCAAACTAAACATGGAGGTCAGAGACTTTAATGCAGACATGGCAATAGAGTTGACAG CTATTCAAAATGATTTATCAGTAAATAAG TTTTCGATTGAGCCCTGGGGTTTGCAAGAACTGCTGGAGTATTTCAAGCAAGCTTATGGAAATCCTCCAATTTACATTCATGAGaatg GACAGCAAACACCACACAATTCATCATTGGAAGATGAGCCAAGGGTGAACTACTTGCACGGACATATTGGGGCTTTGCTTGATGCACTGAG GAATGGATCAAATACGAGAGGCTATTTTCAATGGTCCTTCTTGGATTTATTAGAGTTATTGGACGGCTATGAATCAAGCTTTGGCCTTTACTACATAGACATGGATGACCTGGATTTAAAAAGGCAACCAAAGCTTTCTGCTCATTGGTACTCCCATTTCTTGAAGACAAAAGGTGTCAGCTCAGATGGGTTTATCAAACTTGAGAAGAATTTGACTACATTTTCCCATGCTCACTTCTCTCGGTAG